The DNA segment GAGCATCAGCTGATGCGACCTGGATCACGACCCCCGCACGGTCGTACACCGTCTCCCACTCGACGACCCGCTCGCCGAGAGTCGGCACCGATCCGGTCTGCTCCACCGCGAAGTTCAGCCAGTCGTCGCTCCACCCGTGCCTGCGTGCCACCTTCGCAGCCGCCCCTGTCACCACGTCATCACTGCCCGGGTTCACGTGGAGCGAGTCGAGATCCTGCGTCGTGCCCCTGTCGAAGTAGCGGAGGGCGAGGGCGGCACCGCCGACGAGCCGGATGCCCGCAGCTGATGGAGCTCAGCGACGAGTTCCGCGAGACCCGCGATGATGTCGTCGCGGTCGAGCGAGACGGCCACGATCACACGCTCGCGAAGGTGTCTCGCCACACGTGCACGCCGCGCCGCAGGAACTCCTCGGGCACCTCCGACTCGGGCGGCGCCGGATCCGCGGGGTCGATCTCGAGGACGACGGCGACAGGGAGGTAGCGCATGGGCCGGGTCACCCAGGCCGGGAGAGGCAGCCCCTCCTCGCCCAGACGCCAGGCGACGAGCGCGGCGATCGCCGCGTCCCACGCGCGGTTCCGCGTCGGCTCGGGCTCCGCCAGCCCCAGCACACCTCGGAGGAGCCCGCGCTCAGCGACGAGGTTGTCGTTGAGCTGCAGGAGTGCCCGCAGGGCGCGATCCCGATCCCCCACTCGCAGCCGTCCGCGGATCTCGACAGCCGCGGCCGCGGCATCGTCCCGCTGGAGGGGCAGTGCGTAGAGCCGGTGTCCCGCGCCCGCCAGGACGCGCTGCACCGTGCTGAAGTCCGCGTCCCGGCCGTTCTCGATGCGCGAGATCCGGGCCTGATCGACATCGGTCAGGTCCGCCAGCTGCTGCTGTGTGAAGCCGCGGCTGGCACGGGCCGAGCGCACGGCGGTCGAGCTCTCCGTCATCAGCACACCTCCCCGGTCATGTCCTGAGAGACATAATCTACTCGCCTCGATGGCGTCACAGGGAACGGCGCGGTTCGACTCCTTCGAGGAGCAGTACGCAGCCCGCCCGCCGCACCGCCCTCAGCGCGGACGCGCCACCGACGCGCGCTCGATCAGGCGCGTCTCGAGCTCCAGCCGCGTCGCGCTCGAGGACAGCGGCCGGGCCGCGCGGTGCGCCTGGTGCAGCATCCGGAAGGCGGCGGCCCCCATCTGGGCGATCGGCTGCTGGATCGTGGTCAGCGGCGGCGTCGCCCACGCCGACTCCTGCACGTCGTCGAAGCCGATCACGCTGAGGTCGTCCGGGATGCGCAGGCCGGCCAGGTCGGCCGCGTCGTAGACGCCGAGCGCCATGGTGTCCGAGAGGGCGAAGAGCGCGGTGGGCCGGATCAGCGCGTCCGCCAGCATCGCGGAGGCGACGACCCGGGAGCGGTCGCGGTTCCAGCCGCCGTAGACCACGCGCTCCCGCGGCAGCGGCACCCCCGCGTCGCGCAGCGCCGTGCTGAAGCCGTCGAGCCGGGCGCTGCTGTAGAGCTGCCCGCGGGCGCCCGCGATCACGCCGATGCGGGTGTGCCCCTGGGCGAGCAGGTGCTCCGCCGCCATCCTGCCGCCGTCCCAGTTGGTCGCGCCGACGCTCGCCACGTCGGCGGGCGGGCGGGTGATCGGATCCACGATCACCACGGGCAGCTCGGCCGTGGTGAGCAGGTGCAGCTGCGCCGCCGTGACGTCCACGAGGACGACGATCGCGCCGAGGGACGAGCGGCGCAGGAGCCGGTTGACCCACTCCCCGTCGGGCCGCGCGCGGGTGAGCACCAGGTCGACGCCCGCCGCCGCGGCCTCCTCCTCGATCCCACCGAGCACGGGACCGATCCAGGTGCCGTCGAGGTGGCCGACCACGACGTCGACGATGTGCGCGACGTGCGGGTCCTCCGCCGGCGGACGCAGCCGCGGCCGGCGCCGGTAGCCGAGCTCGTGCGCGGCCTCCATCACCCGCAGCCGGGTCGCCTCGGAGACGTCGGTCCCGCCGCTCAGCACCTTCGAGACCGTCGGCACACTCGTCCCCGCGCGCTCGGCGATGCGCGCCATCGTCGGCCGGGGAGCGGCACCGCTGTCGTCCATGCCCCCACTGTAGAGCAGAACGAGTTGCGAAACCCAGCGGGGGAACGACCGTCGCAGACGCCCGGATCCCGCCTTGCCCACGACTCTCCGCGGGTGCAGACTGGACGCACACGGGCGGCAACGGCAACAGAGTTGCGCAACTACCGTTCGATGACGAACCGCGGAGCGATCCGCCGAGCACCCCGAGGACACCGATGACCGACCTCCCCCCGTCCACTCCCGCCAAGAGGGCGCTCGTCGTCCGCGGCGGCTGGGACGGCCACCAGCCCGTCGAGGCGACCGAGCTGTTCCTCCCCTTCCTCGCCGAGAACGGCTTCGAGGTGCGTGTCGAGGAGTCGACCGCCGTCTACGCCGACGAGGACTACCTGCGCACCGTCGACCTGATCGTGCAGTCCAACACCATGACCTCGATCGAGTGGCCCGAGTTCCTCGGCCTGCGCGCGGCCGTCGAGCGCGGCACCGGCCTGGCCGGCTGGCACGGCGGCATCGCCGACTCGTACCGGAACAACTCCGACTACCTGCAGCTGATCGGCGGCCAGTTCGTCTCGCACCCGGGCAAGCACCCGGACGAGCGCACCGGCGAGCAGTCGGACAACTACGTCCCGCACACGATCGAGATGACGGCCCTCGCGGCCGACCACCCGATCACGCAGGGCATCAGCGACTTCGAGCTCACCACCGAGCAGTACTGGGTGCTGCACGACGACTACAACGACGTGCTCGCGACCACCACGCAGGCCGTCCGCGAGTGGGACCCGTGGCACCGCCCGATCACCTCCCCCGCCGTCTGGACCCGCCAGTGGGGCGAGGGCCGCATCTTCGTCTCGACCCCGGGCCACCGTGTCGAGATCCTCCAGGACGCCAACGTCCGCACCATCATCGAGAGGGGACTGCTGTGGGCCTCCCGCTGAGAGTCGGCATCATCGGAGTCGGGAAGATCAGCGAGCAGTACCTCGCGAACCTCCCGACCTTCCCCGGCCTCCGCCTCGTCGCGGTCGCCGACCTGAACACCGCGCGAGCGCAGGAGGTCGCCGACGAGCAGGGCGTCCGCGCCCTCTCGGTCGACGAGCTGATCGCCGACCCCGAGGTCGACGCGGTGCTCAACCTGACCATCCCCGCCGCGCACGTCGAGATCGGCACTCGCGCGCTGAAGGCCGGCAAGCACGTCTTCGCGGAGAAGCCGCTCGGCCTGAACCCCGCCGAAGCCGCGCCGATGCTCGACCTCGCCGAGGAGCTGGGCCTGCGCTTCGGCAGCGCCCCCGACACCGTGCTCGGCACCGGCGTGCAGACCGCGCGGCAGGCGCTCGACTCCGGAGTGATCGGCACGCCGATCGCCGCGCAGGTGCACTGGGCCGCTCCCGGCCACGAGCGCTGGCACCCGGCGCCGGAGTTCTACTACCAGCCCGGCGGCGGCCCGCTGCTGGACATGGGCCCGTACTACCTGACCGCGCTGGTGCACTTCTTCGGCCCCGTCGTCCGGGTCACCGGTCTCGCGACCCGCTCGGACCGCCCGCGCACCATCGAGTCCGGCCCGCGCGCCGGCACGCCCATTCCCGTCTCGATCGACACGCACATCAGCGCGCTGCTCGAGCACGAGAACGGCGTCACCTCGACCGTGATGGTCAGCTTCGAGGTCTGGCGCACCCGCGCGCCGAAGTTCGAGATCTTCGGGACGGAGGGCACCATCGCCGTCCCCGACCCGAACATGTTCTCCGACTCCGTCGAGGTCGCGGTGCGCGACGAGGACTGGCGGGTCGTCCCCGACTCCGCCGGCGTCGTGGACACCGGGCGCGGCGTCGGTCTCGCCGACATCGCCGAGGCGATCGCGGAGGACCGGCCGCACCGCGCCTCCGGCCGCCTCGGGCTGCACGTCCTCGAGATCATGGACGCGATCCTCCGCTCGAGCGCCGAGAAGGCGGTCGTCGAGATCGAGTCCAGGGTGGAGCGGCCCGAGCTGCTCCCGCTGCGGACGGCCGCCGGCGAGCCGGTCGGCGAGCCCGTCCGCGCCTGACACCGCCCGCGCCCGCAGGCACCACCCGACCCGTCCCGCGCCGGCCGCGACCTCTCCCTGGTCGCGGCCGGCGCGCCCCTTCCGAGGAGACCCCCGATGACAGCACCCCTCCGCGTCGCCATGATCGGCCACGCCTTCATGGGCCGCGCCCACGCTCAGGCCTGGCGGACCGCCCCGCGCTTCTTCGACCTGCCGCTGCAGCCCGAGCTCGCCGTGGTCGTCGGCCGCGACGAGGGCCGCGCGCGGGCCGCCGCCGAGAACTTCGGCGCGACCGAGTCCTCGATCGACTGGCGCGCGGTGATCGCCCGCGACGACATCGACCTGATCGACATCTGCACCCCGGGCGACCAGCACGCCGAGATCGCGATCGCCGCCCTCGAGGCCGGCAAGCACGTGCTCTGCGAGAAGCCGCTCGCGCGCTCCGTCCCCGAGGCCCGGACGATGACCGAGGCGGCCGCCGCCGCGACCGGCTTCGCGATGTGCGGCTTCAGCTACCGCCGCACCCCGGCGCTCGCGCTCGCCAAGCGCTTCCTCGAGGAGGGCCGGCTCGGCGAGATCCGGCACGTCCGCGCGCAGTACCTGCAGGACTGGCTGAGCGACTCCGAGGGCCCGCTGACCTGGCGCCTCGACAAGGAGAGGGCCGGCTCCGGCGCCCTCGGCGACATCGGCGCGCACAGCATCGACACCGCGCAGTGGCTCACCGGGCAGACGATCGACGGCGTCTCGGCGATGCTGCGGACCTTCGTCACCGAGCGCCCGGTCCTGTCCGCGCAGGCCGGCCTCGGCGGTCGCGCCGAGGAGGGCGCCGAGCGCGGCCCGGTCACCGTCGACGACGCCGCGCTGTTCACCGCGACGCTCAGCGGAGGCGCCGTCGGCGTCTTCGAGTCGACCCGCGTCGCCACCGGCCGGAAGAACGCCAACCGCATCGAGATCAACGGCGAGACGGGCTCGATCGCCTTCGACTTCGAGCGGCTGAACGAGCTCGAGTACTACGACGCCCGCGACCCCGAGGACGCGCAGGGCTTCCGCACCATCCAGGTGACGGAGCCGGTGCACCCCTACGCCGCCGCCTGGTGGCCGACCGGGCACGGGCTCGGCTACGAGCACGTCTTCAGCCATCAGGTCGTCGACCTCGTCACGGCGATCGCCGAGGGCGTCCAGCCCACGCCGTCGTTCGCCGACGCCCTGCAGGTGCAGCAGGTGCTCGACGCCGTGGAGCGCAGCGCCGCCGACGGCTCGCGCCTCACGGCCGTCGCCTGACCGGGGCGTCCTGACCGGGGCGTCCCGACGGAGACGCACGAGGCCGCCTCCCCGGGCGGTGGCTGCAGGGTCACCGCCCGGGGAGGCGGCCGATCGCGAGTCCGTTCGCGGCCGTCCGACCCGACGCGTCGGCCCTCCTCCGATTCCCGACACCGCCGCGGGCCCCTTTCGGGGGGAGGTACGCCGGAGAACCCCGTAAACTGGGGACCTGGGGGATGACGAGGGTCCCCCGAGTGGGGGAGTGCTGCAGTGGGGATCGGTTTCCGGACCGCAGGAGAGCTGCGCGTCCTCGCGGGTGCTCGCCTGCACCCCGTCGTGGGCCCGGCCCTCAGCCGATCCCGAGACCGCTCCCGGCTCTCGGCCGGGCTGTCGATGCCCAGCGGCCCCGGCCTCGTCCGGCCCTCGCCGCTGGCGCAGCCGTGGGAGGCGCCGCTCGTCCGCCTGATCCGCGCGGGCGCCCCCGCCGCCGAGCTGCACGAGGCGACCGCCGCCTCCCCCGAGGGCTCGAAGCTCGCCGCCGTGATCGAACTGGTCCGCGACGCGCTGTCGCGCCGGGAGGACGACCGCGCCCTCCGCCTCGCCGGCTGGCTGGTGCGGATGCGCTACGACCCGTCCGCCGATCCGTTCCTCCGCCGCTACGGGATCGTCCTCACGGCCCACCTGCCGCTCAGCGCCGGACTCGACATCGACGTCCCGCTCGACGCGACCGCGCTGCGCCTGCTCTTCGCCGAGCTCGCCGCCGCGGACGACCCGGCCGGCGCCACGGCCGCCGTCGAGACCCTGCCGCCATCGACGCTGGCCGCCTCGACGCTCGCCTCGCTCTACTCCGCCCGGCGGCGCTGGGGCGACATGGCGCAGTTCTCGGCGCCGGTGGTCAACGTCGACGCCCCGTCCGCCGCGGTCCTGATCCGCCGCGGCGTCGCCCTGCGCGAGCTCGGCCTGATCGAGAGCGCCCTCGAGGCCTTCGACCGAGTCGTGCGGCCGAACGTCACGACCGCCCGCCCCGTCGAGCTCCGGATCGAGGCCCTCTACGAGCGGGCCAGCACCCACCTCGCCGACGGCCGGCGCGCCCCCGCGCGCCGCGACCTCGAGCGCGTCCTCGCCCAGTACCCCGAGAGCCCCGAGGCCCACGAGCTGATGGCCGCCGTCGGCCGCTGACGGCCCGTCCCGCCCCCACTCCTCAAAAGTTGCGGTAGTCGCACCCGAATACCGCAACTTCTGCTGAATCGGCTGCCGTCCCCGGAGCAGGCCGGCGAGCAGCCCGCGCAGCAGGCGTATCGAGATCCCCACCGCGGACAGCAGGAAGGGGCGCCCCCGCGAACGGGAGCGCCCCTCACGCCGAGCCTTCGGCTCAGCCCTCGGCCTTCGACGGCTTGCCCTCGGCGGGCAGCACCTCGACCGGGGTGTCGCGCGGGTCCTCGCCCTCGGCCTGCGAGGGCTTGTCGGCCTGGTCGTCCGGGTCCTCGACGGGGCTCGGGGTCTGGTCGCTCATCGCAGTCCCTCCGGCTCGTCCGAGGTGGCTGAGGGCTCGGGGTGCGCCTCGAACTCCATCCAGGCCCGGTCGAGCGAGGCCTGCGCCGAGGCGGGCTCGCTCGCGAAGTAGCCGTCGTAGATGGCGCGTCCGCCGTGCTCCGGCAGGTCGCCGCGGCCGGCGTAGGTCTGGGCGAGCTCGCCGACCTCGTCGTCCCTCTTCTCCTGGTCCCGCAACCACGCGGGGAAGGTCTGCGTCATGGTGACACCTCTCTCTCCTGCCTCCAGACAATCCCTCCGATCGGCGGGCTGCAAGCCCTTGCCCCGCACGTTCGCCCGCCGCGATCAGGGGCCGCGAGCACTGCGAGGATTCCGGTATGGACAGCAGCGAGCACCCCCGCCGCCCCGACGTCACCAGCGTCGACATCGTCGGCGGCGCCGAGCCGCTCGCGGTCGGACTGCACGCGTACGACGAGGGCTGGCCGGAGGCGTTCCGCGAGCACCAGCGGCGGATCGCGCAGGCCCTCGCCGCGCTGGACGTCGCGATCGAGCACATCGGCTCGACGTCCGTGCCCGGCCTCGCCGCGAAGCCGATCGTCGACATCGCCGTCGCCGTCCCCGACATCACCGCCGAGGAGGACTACCTCGCCCCGCTGCTCGCGGCCGGCTACGCGCTCCGGGTCCGCGAGCCCGGCCACCGCCTCGTCCGCACCCCTGAGCGCGACGTCCACGTGCACCTCTACGGCCGCGGCGACGCCGCGATCGAGGAGTACCTGCTCCTCCGCGACCACCTCCGCCGCGACGCCGCCGATCGCGCCCTCTACGAGTCGACCAAGCGCTCCCTGATGGAGCGGAGCTGGGCGGACATGAACGCGTACTCGGACGCCAAGACCGAGGTGATCGAGGCCGTCAAGGCGAGGGCGCGAGCTGCGGGCGTCGACCCGGCGCCGGCGGGCGCGGCACCGGCCTGAGCCCCGGTGCGTCGCCTCGCGCCGGTCCGCCGAACGGCGTTGCCGACCGCACCGCCGTCGCGTGAGGCTGGACGGATGCACGCCGACGAGTATCTGCCCCCCGAGGAGCTCCCCGAGCCGCCGACGCTGGACGTCGTGACGCGGTTCTTCCGAGGTCCGCTCTTCACCCTCACGCCGCAGCCGTCACTGGAGGAGTGGGTGTCCTCGGCTTCGGCGCGCGACCGGGGCGGGGAGATCCTCTTCGACGAGGCCTCGATCGGCTACACCTTCTGGCGCAACCCAAACGACCACGACGACCCCGCGAATCTCGAGGAGCTCGGCGGCGAACCGAGGCCCTCGCTCGACGTCTCGCCGACGCATCCCGTGCCCGAGTGGATGGCGGAGATCGCCGCCCGGATTCCGTACCCCCAGCTCTGGGACGCGGTGCGGACGAGCGTGGCGGAGGAGCACTCGCCGTGGCAGAGCATCGAGTTCGCGCTCCTCGAGCACGTGAACCGCATCCTGAGGAGCCGCGCCCACGCGGAGCGGGCCGGCGGGAGCGGTGGCGAGGAGCCCCTCGGCCCCGCGATGGACCTCGGCATCGAGCACGACGTCCCGCTCCTCCTCGACGGCCGCCCGGTCCCCGGCATCCGGATCGACACCGACCCGCACGTCCTCGGCATCGGCGCCCACCTCGGCGACCGCTTCCTGACGGCCGTCGTCGACCGCGACCGCCTCCCCCTCCTCGACTTCACCTTCGTCACCCGCCGCGCCCGCGCCTGACCACCGTTGCTGGTCGACCAGCCCGCGCAGCGGGCGTATCGAGACCCACCATCACCGAGAGCCGAGTCTGCAGAACGCAGCCGCTGACGGGGTCGGGGCTCGATACGCCCCTGCGGGGCTACTCGACCAGCATGCTTCCGCCGAGCCCCGCCGAGCGACGCGCCCCCCTTTGCTGGTCGAGTAGCCCGCTCCGCGGGCGTATCGAGACCCACCATCGCCGGACCGCCGCTCGCCTCCCCTGCCCGGCGTCGCTTCGCGCCGGGTCACCGCCCGCCGTTGCGCCCGCCGCGCCGCCGCGGCACCCTCGGAGGATGTTCTACGACGAGAGCGCCCGCCTCGAGGACGTCCCGGTCCCGCCGACCCTCGACGAGGTGGCGCGCGCCTTCCCGGGCCCGCTGTACGGCTTCGTTCCCCAGCCGTCGCTCGAGCCGTGGACGTCCGGCACGGCGTCGAGCTCCTCCGGCGGACGCGTCGAGATCGAGTCCGTGGCGATCGGGTACACGCTCTGGCTGAATCCGGACGACCACGACGACCCCGCCAACCTCGCGGAGCTCGACGACGAGCTTCGCGCCTCGCTCGACGCCCCACCGGTGCGCCCGCTGCCCGACTGGATGACCGCGATCACCGCCCGGATGCGCTACCCGTGGCTGTGGGAGGCGGTGCGGACGACCGTCGCGCACGAGCCGGCGCCGCCGTGGCACTCGGCCGAGAGCGTCCTCGTGGAGCACGTGAACCACATCCTGAGGAACCGGTTCCACGCCGAGCGCGTCCGCGGCCGGCTCCCGGGCGAGCTGCTCGGCCCCGCGACCGAGAAGTGCGTCGAGCACG comes from the Rathayibacter festucae DSM 15932 genome and includes:
- a CDS encoding helix-turn-helix transcriptional regulator, whose translation is MTESSTAVRSARASRGFTQQQLADLTDVDQARISRIENGRDADFSTVQRVLAGAGHRLYALPLQRDDAAAAAVEIRGRLRVGDRDRALRALLQLNDNLVAERGLLRGVLGLAEPEPTRNRAWDAAIAALVAWRLGEEGLPLPAWVTRPMRYLPVAVVLEIDPADPAPPESEVPEEFLRRGVHVWRDTFASV
- a CDS encoding LacI family DNA-binding transcriptional regulator, with protein sequence MDDSGAAPRPTMARIAERAGTSVPTVSKVLSGGTDVSEATRLRVMEAAHELGYRRRPRLRPPAEDPHVAHIVDVVVGHLDGTWIGPVLGGIEEEAAAAGVDLVLTRARPDGEWVNRLLRRSSLGAIVVLVDVTAAQLHLLTTAELPVVIVDPITRPPADVASVGATNWDGGRMAAEHLLAQGHTRIGVIAGARGQLYSSARLDGFSTALRDAGVPLPRERVVYGGWNRDRSRVVASAMLADALIRPTALFALSDTMALGVYDAADLAGLRIPDDLSVIGFDDVQESAWATPPLTTIQQPIAQMGAAAFRMLHQAHRAARPLSSSATRLELETRLIERASVARPR
- a CDS encoding ThuA domain-containing protein: MTDLPPSTPAKRALVVRGGWDGHQPVEATELFLPFLAENGFEVRVEESTAVYADEDYLRTVDLIVQSNTMTSIEWPEFLGLRAAVERGTGLAGWHGGIADSYRNNSDYLQLIGGQFVSHPGKHPDERTGEQSDNYVPHTIEMTALAADHPITQGISDFELTTEQYWVLHDDYNDVLATTTQAVREWDPWHRPITSPAVWTRQWGEGRIFVSTPGHRVEILQDANVRTIIERGLLWASR
- a CDS encoding Gfo/Idh/MocA family protein is translated as MGLPLRVGIIGVGKISEQYLANLPTFPGLRLVAVADLNTARAQEVADEQGVRALSVDELIADPEVDAVLNLTIPAAHVEIGTRALKAGKHVFAEKPLGLNPAEAAPMLDLAEELGLRFGSAPDTVLGTGVQTARQALDSGVIGTPIAAQVHWAAPGHERWHPAPEFYYQPGGGPLLDMGPYYLTALVHFFGPVVRVTGLATRSDRPRTIESGPRAGTPIPVSIDTHISALLEHENGVTSTVMVSFEVWRTRAPKFEIFGTEGTIAVPDPNMFSDSVEVAVRDEDWRVVPDSAGVVDTGRGVGLADIAEAIAEDRPHRASGRLGLHVLEIMDAILRSSAEKAVVEIESRVERPELLPLRTAAGEPVGEPVRA
- a CDS encoding Gfo/Idh/MocA family protein produces the protein MTAPLRVAMIGHAFMGRAHAQAWRTAPRFFDLPLQPELAVVVGRDEGRARAAAENFGATESSIDWRAVIARDDIDLIDICTPGDQHAEIAIAALEAGKHVLCEKPLARSVPEARTMTEAAAAATGFAMCGFSYRRTPALALAKRFLEEGRLGEIRHVRAQYLQDWLSDSEGPLTWRLDKERAGSGALGDIGAHSIDTAQWLTGQTIDGVSAMLRTFVTERPVLSAQAGLGGRAEEGAERGPVTVDDAALFTATLSGGAVGVFESTRVATGRKNANRIEINGETGSIAFDFERLNELEYYDARDPEDAQGFRTIQVTEPVHPYAAAWWPTGHGLGYEHVFSHQVVDLVTAIAEGVQPTPSFADALQVQQVLDAVERSAADGSRLTAVA
- a CDS encoding tetratricopeptide repeat protein is translated as MPSGPGLVRPSPLAQPWEAPLVRLIRAGAPAAELHEATAASPEGSKLAAVIELVRDALSRREDDRALRLAGWLVRMRYDPSADPFLRRYGIVLTAHLPLSAGLDIDVPLDATALRLLFAELAAADDPAGATAAVETLPPSTLAASTLASLYSARRRWGDMAQFSAPVVNVDAPSAAVLIRRGVALRELGLIESALEAFDRVVRPNVTTARPVELRIEALYERASTHLADGRRAPARRDLERVLAQYPESPEAHELMAAVGR
- a CDS encoding GrpB family protein, whose translation is MDSSEHPRRPDVTSVDIVGGAEPLAVGLHAYDEGWPEAFREHQRRIAQALAALDVAIEHIGSTSVPGLAAKPIVDIAVAVPDITAEEDYLAPLLAAGYALRVREPGHRLVRTPERDVHVHLYGRGDAAIEEYLLLRDHLRRDAADRALYESTKRSLMERSWADMNAYSDAKTEVIEAVKARARAAGVDPAPAGAAPA